In Humulus lupulus chromosome 6, drHumLupu1.1, whole genome shotgun sequence, a single genomic region encodes these proteins:
- the LOC133783823 gene encoding uncharacterized protein LOC133783823 translates to MPSSQAVVSAVAPASLAGAPAVVESQPPVVGQTSFSHLAKRPSASRAQKLTISTHMDSYVVDNAVGPHGSTLISDVMSRIGQSYGSFEAPQWQCLTGTRDRTVLYEKSIEHTAAALAFTAQLNYELNNEIHSSRTHAQEAKDLHLRANHDLKATNAKLEAVVKEREDMAKELGKLKAELEEQKKDNTQLRETNKKLEEDKTATFDLIEDVKARLTAEYKEKKEKAVDSAMYRMWAYNEELDTSFLGPHEAPFLKRWNARLEEEEAEQLEKEKAEQLERENAAPGTVSVEAQEDSHAIHPGGSSVTDAEKAKETPLP, encoded by the exons atgccatcctcgcaggccgtcgtctctgcggtggcaccggcctcgcTGGCTGGTGCCCCTGCCgtggttgagtcccaacctcccgTGGTGGGTCAAACATCTTTTTCTCATctcgccaagagaccttctgcttctcgagctcagaagctaaccatctccacccatatggactcatatgtggtggataacgctgtcggacctcatggatctacgctgatttcggatgtcatgtcccggatcggccagagctatggcagtttcgaggctccccagtggcagtgcttaactggcacccgagaccgcactgttctctacgagaagagtatcgagcacaccgcTGCA gctcttgccttcacggcCCAGCTCAACTACGAGCTTaataacgagatccattcgagcaggactcatgcccaagaggcaaaggacctccaccttagagcgaaccaCGATCTGAAGGCGacgaatgctaagctcgaggcagtggttaaggagcgtgaggatatggccaaggagctcggaaagctgaaggctgaactcgaggagcaaaagaaagataacacccagcttcgggagaccaataagaagctcgaggaggacaagaCCGCCACCTTCGACCTCATAGAagatgtcaaagctcgccttactgccgagtacaaagaaaagaaggaaaaggcggtcgactcagccatgtaccggatgtgggcttataatgaagagctggacaccagcttcttgggtccccacgaggcgccgttTCTCAAGCGATGGAACGCTCGACTCGAGGAGGAAGAGGCcgaacagctcgagaaggaaaaggctgagcagctcgagagaGAGAATGCTGCTCCGGGCACAGTTTCGgtggaagctcaggaggatagtcatgctattcatcctggTGGGTCCAGtgttactgatgctgagaaggccaaggagactcctcttccttga